Proteins encoded in a region of the Perca fluviatilis chromosome 6, GENO_Pfluv_1.0, whole genome shotgun sequence genome:
- the LOC120560192 gene encoding histone-lysine N-methyltransferase SETD1B-like isoform X1: MDSARRPAEPWRSCKLMIDPALTNGLYKVYRYDGQHFNLPVEDLGLVPVEAVRDPRVCRLWSQSNNVELLLSRFKVDEWYVGPVPPKEVTFSRLNDNVNEAFLTNMCNIYGNAEEVEIFYNPKNKKHLGIAKVVFDTVRAARDAVQHLHQTSVMGNVIHVEIDPKGENRARHLQLLSRGFYTPCMLPVGSSEPTLQSLIDSLLGSAANQRQPSSLSPTLSLDTAYSSIWQDTPGSFGLTPRSQGTPCFSQDSCYSSLQATPVLQGEPSVSVLSVHNPLRRKLVARFPSRRSAEDPDVFLKHYNNATSRQQLTLCSHNTQSSTHNNTDLASPAQESTDGFGVTGTSPDSFSILRFNFTAAQQTAASSLPRQHERVTDGSSESLDSRIESLLTNSQTEPSHLDRRTLTFLDQNQDSPTSPLSDGSLVCTSCDITTGCHCHDDVEDVDALSLEDETAQAVFFLTRNSPQSPSDFTQKIHGDTEHHAANEDGEPRRCQISPVPPAPSAHLPPSIAPPNFKSVISHPPVPPFPFPVPPFPRSVPPVPPRLPNGTIPIPPPGWIPPPGLIPPPGRPIPPPGHPIPPPGRPIPPPGHPIPPPGRPIPPPGRPIPPPGRPIPPPGHPIPTAGRPITPPGRPIPPPGRIPPPGHHMPPPGNPIPPPGHPIPPPGRPIPPPGRIPPPGHPIPPPGRPIPPPGRIPPPGHPIPPPGRPIPPPGRIPPPGRHIPPPIPPPFIPPPPAFLGPPPSFPVHAAYPLPPRPAGPLDKPPPFPRPPFLAPPFPRFNPLVPPPDYPTAPIKNPHEVTVEKVLEVIADELKSIIKKDITRRVIEGGAFNAFEDWWDRQEKTTKIQVSPVKSGAASVLLNPLGHIGGHKSQKPPLPSFRVKRRRDDDVVRSEETETVTCSTHQSSDVKQGEDEARLCSERTKRRHARPHALDSDDDDDYDDDDDDGEKEEEEEENTLQDEETSEEVEATGPAAADPQSLCDRDEGDGADHLEEEKPAEDEDAVPSSDGERGSDAAESSPESSCSEESQFSSEQLESFEDSSSCDISPEEEEEEEEEEEEEAAREDAECIVISSDEEPMETEMSAPLTPGALLEPEEIHNTSCFLEENQNSSCFLEDNQNSSCFLEENRNTSCFLEENQNSSCFLEENRNTSCFLEDNQNSSCFLEDMMELQTSERQDHRPPPSPAGLPAAEPHLDVEMESPDWAEESPCRPVTPTGSLPDSDPDLRLRSSSPAAEEVERPPTPGKGIVVGPDSEDSADDDVVSLSSADSELVLAPSDPPGSFPSYQEMPQTPGREERLGWTRCCSPPVINPYVTAPKTPGRDIIIPRRSLFHTRKTQSLSESSSDSSDGNAAWMSSCVRAKPLRGLENMPGRLGETEKSLRRRKHWRRRRRRLRHRRRIARSLSSQREPGPWRSRGQETRILHSVWTDGLDEEDARLLRCTYERLQEVDSSLGWISDTRWVPHPLTKVVAEKSSEHDHRTGSARSEGFYRISRREKMKYLNDTTPAAELPSTSSQQGTSSLRAGSDFRSEQRRLLASFSCDSDLLKFNQLKFRKKRIRFSRSHIHEWGLFAMEPIAADEMVIEYVGQIIRQVVADMREQRYEEQGIGSSYLFRVDQETIIDATKWGNLSRFINHSCSPNCYAKIISVESQKKIVIYSRQPISINEEVTYDYKFPIEETKIPCLCGAESCRGSLN, from the exons ATGGACAGTGCCAGACGTCCTGCTGAGCCCTGGAGAAGCTGTAAGCTGATGATTGACCCTGCTCTAACCAACGGGCTCTACAAAGTGTACCGTTACGATGGACAGCACTTCAACTTACCG GTGGAGGACTTAGGTCTGGTCCCTGTGGAGGCGGTCAGAGATCCTCGCGTCTGCAGACTGTGGAGCCAAAGCAACAACGTGGAGCTCCTGCTTTCTAGGTTCAAG GTTGATGAATGGTACGTCGGCCCCGTCCCTCCCAAAGAAGTGACCTTTTCCCGGCTGAATGACAACGTGAACGAGGCGTTCCTCACTAACATGTGCAATATCTACGGGAACGCTGAGGAGGTGGAAATATTTTACAACCCGAAGAACAAGAAGCACTTAGGGATCGCAAAGGTGGTCTTCGACACGGTGAGAGCTGCGAGAGACGCCGTGCAGCACCTCCATCAGACCTCAGTGATGGGAAATGTTATCCACGTGGAAATAGATCCTAAAG GTGAAAACAGGGCGCGGCATCTGCAGCTGCTCTCCCGAGGCTTTTACACTCCGTGCATGCTGCCGGTGGGCAGCAGCGAGCCAACGCTCCAGAGCTTAATCGACAGTCTGCTG GGCAGCGCAGCCAATCAGCGGCAGCCGAGCAGCTTAAGCCCCACCCTGTCTCTGGACACCGCCTACTCCAGTATTTGGCAGGACACGCCGGGCAGCTTCGGGCTCACCCCTCGCTCTCAGGGAACTCCCTGCTTCTCCCAGGACTCGTGTTACTCCAGTCTGCAGGCGACTCCCGTCCTGCAGGGGGAGCCCTCCGTCTCCGTCCTCAGTGTCCACAACCCCTTGAGACGTAAACTCGTGGCGAGGTTTCCCAGCAGACGATCTGCCGAGGACCCTGAcgtttttttaaagcattacaACAACGCAACCAGCAGACAGCAGCTCACTCTGTGCAGTCACAACACACAATCCtccactcacaacaacacagaccTCGCCTCCCCTGCTCAGGAGTCCACGGACGGGTTTGGGGTCACCGGTACGTCTCCAGACTCTTTCAGCATCCTGAGATTTAACTTCACAGCCGCCCAGCAGACGGCCGCTTCCTCGCTGCCGCGGCAACACGAACGCGTTACAGACGGTTCTTCCGAGAGTTTGGACTCCCGTATTGAGAGTTTGCTGACAAACAGCCAGACTGAACCGTCGCACTTGGACAGGAGGACTTTAACGTTTCTTGATCAGAATCAGGACAGTCCGACCTCGCCGCTCTCAGACGGCTCGCTTGTTTGCACTTCCTGCGACATCACAACCGGCTGCCATTGCCACGACGATGTGGAGGACGTTGATGCGTTGTCGCTGGAGGATGAAACTGCtcaagctgttttttttctgacgaGAAACTCCCCCCAGTCTCCGTCTGATTTCACTCAGAAGATTCACGGAGACACG gAGCATCATGCAGCGAATGAAGACGGGGAGCCCAGACGGTGCCAGATCTCCCCGGTTCCTCCGGCTCCGTCCGCTCACCTCCCCCCTTCCATCGCTCCTCCAAACTTTAAATCTGTCATCTCCCATCCACCCGTCCCCCCTTTCCCGTTCCCCGTCCCTCCCTTTCCTCGGTCTGTTCCACCGGTTCCACCTCGCTTGCCGAATGGCACCATCCCCATCCCTCCGCCAGGCTGGATCCCACCACCGGGCCTGATCCCTCCTCCAGGCCGTCCTATCCCTCCTCCAGGCCATCCTATCCCTCCTCCAGGCCGTCCTATCCCTCCTCCAGGCCATCCTATCCCTCCTCCAGGCCGTCCTATCCCTCCTCCAGGCCGTCCCATCCCTCCTCCAGGCCGTCCCATCCCTCCTCCAGGCCATCCCATCCCTACTGCAGGCCGTCCCATCACTCCTCCAGGCCGTCCTATCCCTCCTCCAGGCCGGATCCCTCCTCCAGGCCATCATATGCCTCCTCCAGGCAATCCCATCCCTCCTCCAGGCCATCCCATCCCTCCTCCAGGCCGTCCTATCCCTCCTCCAGGCCGGATCCCTCCTCCAGGCCATCCCATCCCTCCTCCAGGCCGTCCTATCCCTCCTCCAGGCCGGATCCCTCCTCCAGGCCATCCCATCCCTCCTCCAGGCCGTCCTATCCCTCCTCCAGGCCGGATCCCTCCTCCAGGCCGTCACATCCCTCctcccatccctcctcccttcaTTCCTCCCCCTCCAGCTTTCCTCGGACCCCCTCCATCTTTCCCTGTGCACGCTGCGTACCCGTTACCGCCACGGCCCGCAGGCCCATTGGATAAACCTCCCCCGTTCCCTCGACCGCCCTTTCTCGCTCCGCCGTTCCCCAGGTTTAACCCCTTAGTCCCTCCGCCAGACTATCCCACCGCGCCGATAAAGAACCCTCACGAAGTCACGGTGGAAAAGGTTTTAGAAGTTATTGCAGATGAACTGAAGTCGATCATTAAGAAGGACATAACACGCAGAGTGATTGAAGGTGGCGCGTTCAACGCGTTTGAGGACTGGTGGGACCGTCAAGAGAAGACAACAAAG ATCCAAGTTTCTCCGGTGAAGAGCGGAGCAGCGAGCGTTCTTCTGAATCCACTCGGTCACATCGGCGGCCACAAGAGCCAAAAGCCTCCACTGCCGTCCTTCAGG GTAAAGAGGAGAAGAGACGATGACGTCGTTAGGTCAGAAGAGACAGAAACTGTAACGTGTTCTACTCACCAAAGCTCAG ATGTGAAACAGGGCGAGGACGAAGCCAGACTTTGTTCTGAGAGAACCAAACGCAGACACGCACGCCCGCACGCACTCGACAGCGACGACGACgatgattatgatgatgatgatgatgatggagagaaggaagaagaagaagaagagaacacGCTTCAGGATGAAGAAACATCAGAAGAAGTGGAGGCGACTGGCCCGGCTGCTGCGGATCCTCAAAGTCTG TGTGATAGAGACGAAGGTGATGGCGCTGATCATCTGGAGGAAGAAAAACCCGCCGAGGACGAAGACGCTGTCCCAAGCAGCGACGGAGAGCGGGGCTCAGATGCCG CAGAGAGTTCTCCAGAGAGCAGCTGCTCGGAGGAGAGCCAGTTCTCCTCCGAGCAGCTGGAGAGTTTCGAAGACTCGTCGTCCTGCGACATCAGTcccgaagaggaggaggaggaggaggaggaagaggaggaagaggccgCCCGCGAGGACGCCGAGTGTATCGTCATCTCGTCAGACGAAGAGCCAATGGAGACGGAGATGTCGGCCCCGCTGACCCCCGGCGCTCTGCTGGAACCGGAAGAGATCCAcaacacttcctgtttcctggaGGAGAACCAGAACTCTTCCTGTTTCCTGGAGGATAACCAGAACTCTTCCTGTTTCCTGGAGGAGAACAGGaacacttcctgtttcctggaGGAAAACCAGAACTCTTCCTGTTTCCTGGAGGAGAACAGGaacacttcctgtttcctggaGGACAACCAGAACTCTTCCTGTTTCCTGGAGGACATGATGGAGCTGCAAACCAGCGAGCGCCAGGACCACCGCCCGCCTCCGTCGCCTGCAGGACTCCCAG CGGCCGAGCCACACCTGGACGTGGAGATGGAAAGCCCTGATTGGGCGGAGGAGTCTCCCTGCAGGCCGGTGACTCCGACCGGCTCCCTGCCGGACAGCGACCCAGACCTCCGGCTCAGAAGCTCGTCTCCGGCAGCGGAGGAGGTGGAGCGGCCGCCGACGCCGGGGAAAGGGATCGTGGTCGGACCGGACAGCGAAGACTCTGCCGACGATGACGTTGTGTCTCTCTCCTCGGCAGACAGCGAGCTCGTTCTCGCTCCCTCTGACCCCCCGGGCTCGTTCCCTTCGTACCAGGAAATGCCCCAAACTCCCGGCAGAGAGGAGAGGCTTGGATGGACTCGGTGCTGCTCGCCACCGGTGATTAACCCGTACGTCACGGCCCCGAAGACTCCCGGGAGAGACATCATCATACCCAGAAGATCCTTATTCCACACGAGGAAGACacaaag CCTCTCGGAGTCTTCCTCCGACTCCTCCGACGGGAACGCTGCCTGGATGAGTTCCTGCGTGAGAGCGAAGCCGCTGCGGGGGCTGGAGAACATGCCGGGGCGTCTGGGCGAGACGGAGAAATCCTTACGGAGGAGAAAACACTGGAGGAGGCGAAGGAGGAGGCTCCGTCATCGGAGGAGGATCGCCCGTTCCCTGTCCTCGCAGCGTGAGCCTGGGCCGTGGCGTTCCCGCGGCCAGGAGACCAGGATCCTACACAGCGTGTGGACGGACGGCCTGGACGAAGAAGACGCGCGGCTGCTGCGGTGCACGTACGAGCGGCTGCAGGAGGTCGACAGCAGCCTCGGCTGGATCAGCGACACGCGTTGGGTTCCTCACCCTC TGACTAAAGTCGTTGCGGAGAAGAGTTCGGAACACGATCACCGGACCGGCTCGGCTCGCAGCGAAGGTTTCTACAGAATCAGCCGGAGAGAGAAGATGAAATATCTCAACGACACGACGCCGGCGGCTGAGCTTCCCTCGACCAGCTCTCAG CAGGGAACGAGTTCGCTGCGTGCTGGATCGGACTTCCGCTCGGAGCAGCGCCGCCTGCTGGCGTCCTTCAGCTGCGACAGCGACCTGCTCAAGTTCAACCAGCTCAAG TTCCGGAAGAAGAGGATCCGTTTCAGCCGGAGTCATATTCACGAGTGGGGCCTGTTCGCCATGGAGCCGATCGCAGCAGACGAGATGGTGATCGAGTACGTGGGACAAATCATCAGACAG gTGGTGGCTGACATGAGGGAGCAGCGGTACGAGGAGCAGGGCATCGGGAGCAGCTATCTGTTCCGGGTGGACCAGGAAACCATCATCGACGCTACCAAATGGGGGAACCTGTCGCGCttcatcaaccacagctgcagc CCTAACTGTTATGCAAAGATCATCAGTGTGGAGTCTCAGAAGAAGATCGTGATTTACTCCCGGCAGCCGATCAGCATCAACGAAGAGGTCACGTACGACTACAAGTTCCCCATAGAGGAGACCAAGATCCCCTGTTTGTGTGGAGCGGAGAGCTGCCGCGGCTCCCTCAACTAA